ACTGATGAGGTACTCCAAACCTCTGGAGCGTAATGGGCACTGGCTTTACAGTCACAGATATGAGGtggagagagaaataaacagatacatagacaaaaagggacaaaattaGATTCTCTTTGGAACAGAACATAGAGAGAACTTCTGACCTCTTATTTGCAACCCATGCTGCACATTTCAAAGCAATATGGATGTCTACAAATAACACAGTTTGACCCTCAGAGGTCCATGTATTAGAAGTGAAGAGAATATAATGTGTGCGTGCTCTACTAAAAATAATGTATAGATGTGTATTAAAGGAAAACATCATTATAtactctccagtgtgaatgcatTGTGCTTTACCTCTGTTATGTCTCTGTGACCCatcaataatataaataatagttGACACTTTGCTTAAACCAGCTGGAAGATATGTCATATTGGGCGTATTGGGAATCACGTCTGTATACTACTTTTTTGTTCTGCCAAATAGATTTTAAGGGGAAACGTAATTGGTGTCTACATCGCAGTGCCTGGCAATGCTTTTTTAAGCGTAGGAAGTaccacattttttataatagtCATAGGGAGAGGGAGCCTGGGATTCCCATTCTGAGTCTAGGGTGAGCCAACAAAAGATATGACCACAATCTTTATCTAAACTTAACCAAGTGCCCAAACATCATAATGCGTGATCATGCTTTAGTTGCTTGCTTTAGGTCATTggaaaagcagataaaatatgTTGTAAGTGGTCATTATGCAGATACGGTTGGTAGCAACATTTTGCAACTTTGCCGAAACAGTATGTTAATTAACACTTTTAAATGATGCTGATAAAACTGTCCTATTTCTACGTGCACTGTGATTGGAATCACAGTGCACATCACATATTACACATTTGCAGAAAaaattattaatgtttaaatcCTTTATTTGTTTGACTGTATTTTCCAGGTGACAGTCCAAGCCACCTGTATCACTCTAACAGCTATGAGTGGGGACCGCTGCTACGTCACAGTCTACCCTCTAAAATCCCTCCGCCACCGCACCCCGAGAGTAGCAATGATGGTCAGCCTCTGCATTTGGATTGGTACGTCCTGCTTGTTTAATGAACTACTAATTACTCTTCCCCCGTTTCCTCTAAGTACATTTAATCTTAATCTTTTAGTGAATTTACCTTACACCCAACCCCTAATGAAACTAATTGCATTAACAGTAGGTTAGGGAAATAGTGTGCATGATCTCAATTACTTCAACTGACGCAGTCCTTGTGCTTCCCAGGCTCCTTTATCCTATCTAGCCCAATTTTAATGTACCAGCGTATAGAGGAGGGTTACTGGTATGGTCCGAGGCAGTACTGCATGGAGAGATTCCCCTCAAAGACACATGAGAGGGCTTTCATCCTCTACCAGTTTATTGCTGCCTACTTGCTGCCTGTCCTCACTATCTCCTTCTGCTACACTCTGATGGTGAAGCGGGTGGGCCAGCCAACTGTGGAACCAGTAGACAACAACTATCAGGTACGgtgttttgctttcttttggTTTGTGCTTAATTGGAAGCCCTTGCTCCTAattttcaacaaattaaaaGTTGGCACTACCTGTcactttattatatttgttatcTTGTGATTGATGTTAGCGGtctttaaaaatgacttgaaagtgtctatatgtaactttcagcTTGTGCCGATTCTAAAAGCGGTAGTTtcggcgcccggatagctcagttggtagagcgggcgtccatatatagaggtttactcctcgacacagcagGCCTGGGCTTGACTCTAGCCTcgagccctttgctgcatgtcattccccttctttCTCACCTTTCACtccttcagctgtcctgtcaattaaggtctaaaaatgtccaaaaaataatcaaataaataaaatggtagTGTTTTTACAACACTTTCTGTCGTAACGATCTTTTACTTACGGCGCTTTATTACCCAGTGGATTACCGAGTTAGCATTACTGGGACGTTACAAACAATTAGGCCCCGTCTGTACAAAAGAATTTCATGTTATCTGCCTCTCTGAATACCAGGCTTTTCCTGTGTATCTACATGTGTTTCCCGCCGAAATTTGTGACCTGTCAGAGTGTTACCGTAGCGCTGTTTTGGTTGACCCTCACCACTCTcatagtgtgtgttttcagttcaGTTAAAATCAACTccacactacctgctcagcaaaCACATGACAAAGGTGGTGAACACAgaggagcatttagcagctaatgAGCCAGACACTGTATGTCCCTCATGAGCTGGAAGTGGAGATCAAAAccagagctaaaaaaaaatgagaatattAGCCTTAGACACATGAGTCCAAATGAATGATTATGTCACTCTGTAACTGCTAAATGTATAAGCTGGCAACTGTTCATTTGGTAAATCAACTTTAAAGACGATGATACGTCAGTGTTGTATTTCAGCTTGTTTATACTGCCCCAAATTGGCCAAGAAATCTGTAATTGCATGCATGAACAGTTTGTGTAAGTCCATGGATTATGAACTGATGCAGTGACACATCTGTTCAACACGAAAATGTTTTAACTTGATCATAAAAATCATgctttgggcatttttaggacTTAAACGCCCATGCTGCAGTCAAAGTCAGTTTACTAGCTAGCTTATTGCTAACGTTGGTACATTGGCTGTTTGGGGCAAATAATCACAGAAAGCACAAACAGTTAATTGGTCAACTTCACGCAAATAGTGCAAAGGGAAAATTCACTTCCAGAAGATTCCGCTCCTTTCATCTTCTCCTTCTCAGGTACACCTCCTGTCTGAGAGAACTATCAGTATTAGGAGAAAAGTCTCCAAGATGGTGGTAGTAATCATCCTCCTCTTCGCCATTTGCTGGGGTCCCATCCAGATTTTCGTCCTCTTCCAGTCTTTCTATCCTAACTACCAGCCCAACTATGCGACATACAAGATCAAGACATGGGCCAACTGTATGTCCTACGCCAACTCTTCGGTCAACCCTATAGTTTACGGTTTCATGGGAGCCACCTTCCAAAAGTCCTTCAGGAAAACCTTCCCATTTCTGTTCAAGCACAAGGTCAGAGATAGCAGCATGGCTTCCAGGACTGCCAACGCTGAGATCAAGTTTGTTGCTGCAGAGGAAGGCAACAATAATAATGCAACAAATTAAATCTGACAGTTAGAAATAGCAAGAAAGAGGTTATTGTTTATATCCACTGCAATCTCTGCaagaagacaataaaaataatttaaaaaataatttaaatgagtTCATTGTGTGAATGGCTTCACAGAGAAATTGGCTGAGTACAAAAGGACAGACTGTGTTTGGCAGACATATTTTGGTTatgttaataaatacattaattgaTGAATTGATGTGGCAAAACAGAGACTCATGACACAGATGGACACTAACAGTGTTTGGCACAATGTGTTACCTGTTTGACTGTCAAGGCCAGGCAGCGCTGGCACTTAACATCATCCATTGAGCTGCCAAACACCACAGACAAATAGGACAGTGGTAAACATCTGATAACGAAAGAAGGACGGGAGCCCTAATTCCTGTGAGAACAAGGCTGACAGGGTCTGAAGATCAGGGGGTGATTAGCTTAGCTCAGCATAAAGGCTGGAGGCAGGGGGATAAAAATAGCCTGGCCTTgtccaaagttaaaaaatatgtcGACCAGCACCTATTGGATTTGTTTAA
The window above is part of the Etheostoma cragini isolate CJK2018 chromosome 12, CSU_Ecrag_1.0, whole genome shotgun sequence genome. Proteins encoded here:
- the kiss1ra gene encoding KISS1 receptor a, with amino-acid sequence MYSSAELWNSTEQVWINGSEANVSLGRHGVVEEEEEEEGDRHPFLMDAWLVPLFFSLIMLVGLVGNSLVIYVISKHHQTYVVFSLCTANLAATDIIFLVCCVPFTATLYPLPGWIFGSFMCKFVAFLQQVTVQATCITLTAMSGDRCYVTVYPLKSLRHRTPRVAMMVSLCIWIGSFILSSPILMYQRIEEGYWYGPRQYCMERFPSKTHERAFILYQFIAAYLLPVLTISFCYTLMVKRVGQPTVEPVDNNYQVHLLSERTISIRRKVSKMVVVIILLFAICWGPIQIFVLFQSFYPNYQPNYATYKIKTWANCMSYANSSVNPIVYGFMGATFQKSFRKTFPFLFKHKVRDSSMASRTANAEIKFVAAEEGNNNNATN